From Nicotiana tabacum cultivar K326 chromosome 15, ASM71507v2, whole genome shotgun sequence, the proteins below share one genomic window:
- the LOC107779643 gene encoding RNA polymerase II C-terminal domain phosphatase-like 4, whose amino-acid sequence MKIKKNQICVHQIFKIIQSEIKSQKRCNKRAKQKHIETAYSRLIREQSSSLFEMYIYTMGERPYALEMANLLDPGGIYFHSRVIAQGDCTQRHQKGLDVVVGQESAVLILDDTEAVWGKHKENLILMERYHFFTSSCRQFGLKCKSLSETKSDENEVEGALASVLKVLQQIHTLFFDPERRDNIMERDVRQVKFLTNSLIYRRLLINQKSRDDIMERDVRQVKFLTNKNHHLWKLAEQLGATYYTEVDQSVTHVVSMDAGTDKSRWAVKEEKFLVHPRWIEAANYLWRKPPEENFPVSS is encoded by the exons atgaaaataaaaaaaaatcagatctgTGTCCATCAAATATTCAAAATCATACAGAGCGAAATTAAAAGCCAAAAAAGGTGTAATAAGAGAGCAAAGCAGAAGCACATAGAGACTGCTTATTCGAGACTAATAAGAGAGCAAAGCAGTAGTTTATTCGAGATGTACATTTACACAATGGGTGAACGTCCTTATGCATTGGAAATGGCAAACTTACTTGACCCTGGAGGTATCTACTTCCATTCTAGAGTGATTGCTCAAGGAGACTGCACCCAGAGGCATCAAAAGGGTCTCGATGTTGTTGTGGGTCAAGAAAGTGCTGTCCTGATCCTTGATGATACTGAAGCG GTATGGGGAAAGCACAAGGAGAACCTAATACTGATGGAGCGATATCATTTCTTTACCTCAAGTTGTCGACAATTTGGTTTAAAATGTAAATCACTTTCTGAAACGAAAAGTGATGAAAATGAAGTTGAGGGAGCGCTTGCCTCTGTTTTAAAAGTACTGCAACAGATCCACACTCTGTTCTTCGACCCG gaACGCAGGGACAATATTATGGAGCGAGATGTTAGGCAGGTAAAATtcttgacaaacagtttaatttATAGGCGACTTTTA ATAAACCAAAAATCCAGGGACGATATTATGGAGCGAGATGTTAGGCAGGTAAAATtcttgacaaaca AAAATCACCACTTGTGGAAATTGGCTGAGCAATTAGGAGCCACATACTACACAGAAGTCGATCAATCGGTGACACATGTGGTCTCCATGGATGCTGGAACTGACAAATCGCGTTGGGCGGTGAAGGAGGAGAAATTTTTGGTCCATCCAAGATGGATTGAAGCTGCTAATTATTTATGGCGAAAGCCGCCTGAAGAAAACTTCCCAGTCAGTTCATAA